One Carettochelys insculpta isolate YL-2023 chromosome 1, ASM3395843v1, whole genome shotgun sequence genomic window, TATGTTTGTATATCTATTCCCCTCATTCTGATTAGCACAAAATGCCAACTAGAGGTTGAGGTTTCCTTTAAAAGCCTCTTTGCCAATCAACCATCAAACAATATGGTTTTGACTATCTTTTTAAAAGCCTCCTATAATCTCTTGAGTATGTGGTATTGTATTTAATTAAAATCATAGTGGCTCAGTGCATATCATATGGTTTTAATGGGTTTGATCACTATTGGACATCCACGGTAACATGGTGCAGTTGTCACAATCCTCTCTTGTGATGTAGGTTTAAAGTCAGTGGCCCCAAGGGAGCAACTTCTGCATATATATTTCCCAGCTTTGTCACGAAGCTCTTTGCTTTTGACCCCATAAATGATAGGGTTGAGCATCGGAGGAAGAAGGAAATACAGATTGGCCAAGATGATGTGAATGTGGGGAGCAATGTCATGTCCAAACCGATGTGTCAGTGTGGAGAACAGCCCAACAGGGTAAGCCATCATCATCACGCAGATGTGGGCTGTGCAGGTGTCAAAGACCTTCTGGTTGGCTTTCTTGGAAGCAATtctgaggacagccctgacaatCACAGAATAAGACAAGACAATAACTGTGAGGTCAAACCCCATGACTACAAATGCCATGCCCAAGCCATACAATCTGTTTGCAGTGATGTCCCCACACGACATCTTTGCCACAGCCATGTGGTCACAATATGTATGGGGGATAAAGCGGTTGGCACAAAATGGCTgtctgctcaggagcaggggtaggGGCAGAACTAAGAGAATAGCTCTTATCAAACCCAATAGCCCTAGCTTAGCTATTCGTGTattggtgaggatggtgctgTATCTCAGGGGGTCACATATGGCAACATAACGGTCAAAGGCCATTGTCACAAGGATGGCTGAATGCATAATAGAAACTGCATgaaggaagaacatctgggtgagaCAGCCAACAAGAGTAATGTCTTTCAAATTAAACCAGAATATACACAGTGCTTTTGGAATAACGAAGGTAGTCGTGGTGATGTCTGTGAgtgccagcatgcagagcagcaggtacatAGGCTTGTGCAAGGTCTGCTCTTTCCCTACAATAAACAGAACCATGACATTTCCCAACAGGCTAATAATGTAGACAGAagagaaagggatggaaatccagacaTGGGCAGCTTCCATGCCAGGGATACCCATTAGGATAAATGTTGAAAGGTCTGAGGGGGTGAGGTTGAAATCTGCCATGAGATGGTCAATGAGTTGATAAGGTTCAGATATACTCAAGGTTCCTGGTAAGGAAGAAAAGCAGAATGAGGGAAGTTACATACTTTAAAACATATGGTACTgtcaatatttttatatttactaCCAGTCTAGAAGGGTGGGTGGAACAGGCAGTAGGCAACACTGGCAGAAGATTATTTAGATTATAGTGAAGACACAAGAAGCCTGCAGAGAGAACTAATCAGCACAGCTGAATGACCTGTATGATAGCAAATTAAGTTCAGTCAATAAAAGCAGTTTGCACATCCCTAAGCAGGAAAAGGTTGAACTCAAACACCTAATGAGGTTATAATTTAAATGTACGAACACATGAAAGGAACCAGGGAATATTGATACATAcctttatggggaaaaaaaaactgtttatgCAGGAAGCATGGATGGACACTAAGCAAAACATTTCAATCAAAGTTTGGTGGAACAACAGAGTCTTAGAAGATTATGTTAGGAAGAGACCTGAggcagtcatctagtccaatacACTGCTTAAAGCCATATACCCCCAACAAGTCATCTTATCCCCTGCTTTTTCAAGTCTAtgaggatgaagattccaccttCTCCCTAGCGAACcttttccactgcttcaccatcctcctagtaaATTGTTTTTTGTAATATCCATCCATGCTAATAATCCATGACTATATCCAATCCCACACTGAAGTTTGAGACTATTTCCCCTTCTTCTGCCTGCAACCACTGAGAAGAGATCATTCCATCCTGTTTGGAACCCCTCTTCAGTTCTTTGAAGGTTGATACCAAATCCCTCCTCAATCTTCCTTCCTTCTGAATAAATAAGCATACTTTCCTCAACAACTCCCCATAAGTGACATTCCCCCCACTACCTTATCGTTTCCCTTGACCTTCACTGAATTATCCCCAGTGTGTTCACACTCATTCTCTAGATTcagtactcctgatgtggtcTCACTGATGCCTAATAGAAGGAAATAATCACTTGCCATGACATGCTGCCAATGCTAGAGCTACTGCAGCCCCATATTCCATGAaccttcttggcaacaaaggcCCATTCTTAACTCATAGCAATCTTTTTGTCCACTGTAACCTCAagttccttttctgcagaactgctgcttagactGTCATTCCCCTGTCTTTAgtagtgcatgggattcttctaaCCTAAGTGCAAGATTGTGCATTTTTCATTGTTGAATCTCATCCAATGTATTTTGACAGAATTTTCCAAACTGTTCAGATCCCACCGTGCGATATCCATAATTCTTCAGTGTATCTGCCTCTCCTTCAGCTTAGTGTTGTCTGTGAACTTAAAGAGGGAGCACTCCATCCCATCATCCAATTTATTAAtgatgatttgaaaaaaaaaaactcaaaaaaaCAGCCCCAGGACACACCCATGTGGCAATCCACTTGATACAGGTTGCCAACTACTTATTGAATCATTGATTACGGCCCATCGAGTACAACCATTTAGCCACCTTTCTATCCCCCTTTAGTCCATTTATCTAATTACTACATCTTTGACTTCCTGACAAAAACAtggtggaagactgtatcaaaatcaCTTTTCTAAAGTCATAGGTTTATGCAATCCAACATGAtttgggttggaagagacatcaggaggtcagctagttcAATCCCCTATGCAAGGCAAGGCCAGCTTAACAAAACCATTCCAGCCAGGTCTCTGTCAATCCTCAACATTTAAAGTTCTTACCATGGAGATTGCACCGCcaccctaggcaacccattccagtgcttcaccgccttcTTAGTGAAATAGCTTTACCTAATAACAAACTTCAACTAGAACTTCTCAGGTTTCCATAAACAAGCTAGAAATACTTTAGTCTTGGTCCATCGCATCCCCCAGTTCAGTCTTTAATTCCTCAAAGGTTTCCAAGAGTCTTCTTCTGTGTGGAGTGAAGAACCATAAGAGATATTACTCCTGCCTTGAATATTTTTAGTTTA contains:
- the LOC142007652 gene encoding olfactory receptor 52N2-like — translated: MADFNLTPSDLSTFILMGIPGMEAAHVWISIPFSSVYIISLLGNVMVLFIVGKEQTLHKPMYLLLCMLALTDITTTTFVIPKALCIFWFNLKDITLVGCLTQMFFLHAVSIMHSAILVTMAFDRYVAICDPLRYSTILTNTRIAKLGLLGLIRAILLVLPLPLLLSRQPFCANRFIPHTYCDHMAVAKMSCGDITANRLYGLGMAFVVMGFDLTVIVLSYSVIVRAVLRIASKKANQKVFDTCTAHICVMMMAYPVGLFSTLTHRFGHDIAPHIHIILANLYFLLPPMLNPIIYGVKSKELRDKAGKYICRSCSLGATDFKPTSQERIVTTAPCYRGCPIVIKPIKTI